A portion of the Candidatus Scalindua japonica genome contains these proteins:
- a CDS encoding GNAT family N-acetyltransferase encodes MNIAGPIEIHIGLPEEYIREAAEIFFDSFQQKFFPIMNTRENGISFLQKHLNPKGTMVAISGRQLLGIAGLQYEGCHFFSPSLSGLAHEFGWLRGILKIIRMRLFNSRDREGELYLKAIMVSSSIRSKGVGTHLLTGVSDFAWAHDFSTIRLDVVDTNPDARRFYERNGFIATKVRRCPLPFLFLCRAMGFSSAITMIKKIS; translated from the coding sequence ATGAATATTGCAGGTCCTATCGAAATACATATCGGCCTTCCTGAAGAATACATTCGGGAAGCAGCCGAAATCTTCTTTGACTCGTTTCAACAGAAATTTTTTCCGATCATGAACACCAGGGAAAATGGGATCTCTTTTCTACAGAAGCACCTGAACCCTAAAGGTACGATGGTGGCAATTAGCGGAAGGCAGTTGCTGGGTATAGCCGGCTTGCAGTATGAAGGTTGCCATTTTTTCAGTCCCTCCTTATCTGGTTTAGCTCACGAATTCGGCTGGCTGAGAGGTATCCTGAAAATAATAAGGATGCGCCTCTTTAATTCACGCGACCGTGAGGGTGAATTATACTTGAAAGCCATTATGGTCAGCTCTTCAATACGGAGCAAAGGGGTAGGCACACACCTGCTAACCGGAGTTTCAGATTTTGCATGGGCGCATGATTTCAGCACAATAAGACTGGACGTCGTAGACACAAATCCTGATGCAAGACGTTTTTACGAACGAAATGGGTTTATTGCTACAAAAGTACGAAGATGCCCTCTACCTTTTCTCTTTTTGTGCCGTGCTATGGGTTTCTCATCAGCAATCACGATGATAAAGAAAATTTCATGA
- a CDS encoding lipid-binding SYLF domain-containing protein: MKIKLILSVVCCFFLVVTSSTYAVSKDKLNNRIDRSNYFLEKIMEIPETSVPLTLMKSCHGIIIMRQYKAGFIFGVKGGMGVALKRDVETRKWSAPSFVTSGEASFGFQAGGQLTDTIILIMNKSGIESLLLTKFKLGVGAALAVGPVGRDTEAKIGQNTAYLVYSMAQGLYGGLVFEGGFISQDDNANREFYGRKISVKEIFQNTDDIPDEVKALIRTLEKYSNF, translated from the coding sequence TTGAAAATAAAATTAATCTTATCAGTTGTTTGCTGTTTCTTCCTGGTAGTTACTTCTAGTACATACGCAGTATCAAAAGATAAATTAAATAATAGAATTGACAGGTCTAACTATTTCCTTGAAAAGATAATGGAAATCCCGGAAACATCAGTACCGTTAACTCTTATGAAGAGTTGCCATGGTATCATAATAATGCGACAGTATAAGGCAGGATTTATTTTTGGCGTCAAGGGTGGCATGGGAGTCGCATTGAAGAGAGACGTAGAAACTCGCAAATGGAGCGCACCGTCCTTCGTTACCAGTGGAGAGGCAAGTTTTGGGTTTCAGGCTGGAGGGCAATTAACTGACACGATAATCTTAATAATGAATAAGAGTGGAATTGAGTCATTACTACTTACAAAATTCAAATTAGGTGTCGGCGCAGCTCTTGCCGTAGGTCCTGTTGGGAGAGATACTGAAGCGAAGATTGGGCAGAATACCGCATATCTGGTCTATTCAATGGCGCAAGGTCTATATGGTGGGCTTGTTTTTGAAGGTGGGTTTATCTCACAAGATGACAATGCTAATAGAGAATTCTACGGAAGGAAAATATCTGTAAAAGAGATATTCCAAAACACGGATGATATACCAGATGAAGTAAAGGCACTGATTAGAACATTAGAAAAATATAGTAATTTTTAG
- a CDS encoding argininosuccinate synthase — protein sequence MGTDRKKVVLAYSGGLDTSVAIKWIQEKYDMDVIALTIDLGTDKPLKPVVEKAIKTGAIKSMVIDAREVFVYYFLFPAIQAGALYERTYPLATALGRPLIAKLLVDTAAAEGACAVAHGCTGKGNDQVRFDVAINTLDPSLQIIAPLREWNMTRDESMVYARDNDIPIDVSTKNPYSIDENIWGRSIECGILEDPWAEPPEDVYKITKNAKDAPDDPTYIEIGFENGLPLALNGQEVDGVSLIDKLNTLAGDNGIGRIDHLENRIVGIKSREIYESPAAIVLYKAHQALEEIVMTKETHRFKEMVSTQYSDMVYNGLWFSTFHQDLAAYILSNQRFVVGTVRLKLFKGNCTVVGRKSPLSLYDHSLATYDAGDTFEHNAATGFIKIFGLATKTQAQIQLKALKKGEVIPSIMPPKVNPTDVMEK from the coding sequence ATGGGAACTGATAGAAAGAAAGTTGTCCTGGCATATTCAGGGGGGCTTGATACCTCTGTCGCCATAAAGTGGATACAGGAAAAATATGACATGGATGTAATTGCTCTGACCATTGATCTGGGAACAGACAAACCTTTGAAGCCGGTAGTGGAAAAAGCAATTAAGACTGGTGCTATCAAATCCATGGTTATAGACGCAAGGGAAGTCTTTGTTTACTATTTTCTTTTTCCAGCAATCCAGGCAGGGGCTCTTTACGAGAGAACATATCCACTTGCAACCGCATTGGGCAGGCCTTTGATAGCAAAGTTGCTGGTTGATACTGCTGCGGCAGAAGGCGCCTGTGCAGTTGCGCACGGTTGTACCGGGAAAGGAAATGATCAGGTTAGGTTTGACGTTGCCATAAATACACTGGATCCCTCTTTACAGATAATTGCACCGCTTCGAGAGTGGAACATGACCAGGGATGAATCGATGGTTTATGCTCGGGATAATGATATTCCCATTGATGTAAGTACAAAGAATCCATACAGCATAGATGAAAATATATGGGGAAGAAGTATTGAATGCGGAATACTTGAAGACCCATGGGCTGAACCACCGGAAGATGTGTATAAAATAACAAAAAACGCGAAGGATGCTCCTGATGATCCTACATATATAGAAATAGGTTTTGAAAATGGTCTTCCTCTGGCTTTGAATGGACAGGAGGTAGATGGGGTTAGTCTCATTGATAAATTGAATACGCTGGCCGGTGATAACGGTATAGGGAGAATTGACCATCTTGAGAACCGTATTGTTGGAATAAAATCCAGAGAAATTTATGAATCACCTGCAGCCATAGTTCTCTATAAAGCCCATCAGGCTCTTGAAGAAATTGTCATGACTAAAGAGACTCACCGGTTTAAGGAGATGGTTTCTACTCAGTATTCAGATATGGTTTATAATGGTTTGTGGTTTTCAACATTTCATCAGGACTTGGCAGCTTATATACTAAGCAATCAACGATTCGTTGTTGGTACGGTTCGCCTTAAGTTATTCAAGGGCAACTGTACTGTTGTTGGAAGAAAATCACCTCTATCGTTATACGACCACTCACTGGCAACTTATGATGCCGGAGATACTTTCGAGCATAATGCCGCAACCGGTTTTATTAAGATCTTCGGTCTGGCGACAAAGACCCAGGCACAGATTCAACTTAAGGCACTCAAAAAAGGTGAAGTTATCCCTTCAATCATGCCTCCCAAAGTTAATCCTACTGACGTGATGGAAAAATGA
- a CDS encoding sigma-54 dependent transcriptional regulator, with protein sequence MAKILIIDDEENIRFTFEDFFIDEGYEVATARDYDDALKMIDMSDFDLILADINLRGKSGIDILKEVKIRKLNCPVVMITAAPGFDTASDALRLGAFDYVSKPVQLDSLMHITKTAMKHKALADEKEKYRSNLEAIFKSVKDSIITVDKDMIVIETNEAAKNICHISRDSVGKSFESLMSHCEGRCIDALAETVKRKKPIEIYHLECRHELCPQQVVTVNTYPLIDNKGTFTGAVLVVRDETHLAGLEKEMRERQRLHNIIGKSEKMQTIFSYIEDLADVQSTVLITGESGTGKELVAEALHYKGGRNHKQMIKVNCSALSDNLLESELFGHIKGSFTGAVKDRIGRFKMADGGTILLDEIGDMPPRIQVKLLRVLQEKTFERVGESTSITVDVRVVACTNQDLREKIEQGEFREDLYYRLNVVEICVPPLRERKEDIPFLIDHFVKKFNEKINNNILGISADVQKVFMDYSWPGNIREMEHALEHAFILCHQKTITLKHLPPVFENFFTTKRTFLKKMGVDEKLVIEQALEKAAGNKTMAAKLLGISRRNIYRKIKEYNIEL encoded by the coding sequence ATGGCGAAAATTCTCATAATAGATGATGAAGAAAATATTAGATTTACATTTGAAGATTTCTTCATAGACGAAGGATACGAGGTTGCTACAGCCAGAGATTATGATGATGCCTTGAAAATGATTGATATGTCTGACTTTGATTTAATCCTGGCAGATATTAATCTGAGGGGCAAATCCGGTATCGACATCTTGAAAGAAGTTAAAATAAGAAAGCTAAATTGTCCGGTTGTTATGATTACTGCAGCGCCTGGTTTTGATACCGCTTCAGATGCACTTCGATTGGGAGCCTTTGACTATGTTTCTAAACCAGTCCAACTAGACTCGTTAATGCACATAACAAAGACTGCAATGAAGCATAAAGCGTTGGCAGACGAAAAGGAAAAGTACCGTTCAAATCTTGAGGCAATTTTCAAGAGCGTTAAGGATTCAATTATAACGGTAGATAAAGACATGATTGTTATAGAGACCAATGAAGCTGCTAAAAACATTTGTCACATTTCTCGTGATTCTGTTGGTAAATCATTTGAATCTCTCATGTCACACTGTGAGGGTAGATGTATAGACGCTCTTGCAGAAACGGTTAAGAGGAAAAAGCCAATTGAAATATACCATTTGGAATGTAGGCACGAATTGTGTCCTCAGCAGGTTGTAACCGTTAATACATATCCGCTTATTGATAATAAAGGGACATTTACCGGCGCGGTCTTGGTTGTTAGAGATGAAACTCATCTGGCAGGTCTTGAGAAAGAAATGAGAGAACGCCAGCGTTTACATAATATTATTGGTAAGAGTGAAAAGATGCAGACAATTTTCTCTTATATTGAAGATCTTGCCGATGTTCAAAGTACCGTCCTGATTACTGGTGAAAGTGGTACAGGTAAAGAGTTGGTAGCAGAAGCATTGCATTACAAAGGAGGGCGTAACCATAAACAGATGATTAAAGTAAATTGCTCTGCATTGTCTGATAATCTGCTCGAAAGTGAACTCTTTGGGCACATCAAAGGGTCATTTACCGGCGCTGTAAAGGATAGGATTGGTAGATTCAAGATGGCGGATGGTGGAACAATTCTTCTTGATGAAATCGGAGATATGCCACCCAGGATACAAGTGAAATTATTGAGGGTTTTACAGGAAAAAACCTTTGAACGTGTAGGAGAGTCAACGTCCATTACGGTTGATGTCCGGGTTGTTGCCTGTACAAATCAGGACCTTCGTGAAAAGATAGAACAAGGTGAATTTCGCGAAGATCTTTACTATCGCCTTAATGTAGTAGAAATATGTGTGCCTCCTTTAAGAGAGAGAAAAGAAGATATTCCTTTTCTCATAGACCACTTTGTAAAAAAATTTAATGAGAAAATAAACAATAATATTCTGGGTATATCTGCAGACGTCCAGAAAGTATTTATGGATTATTCCTGGCCTGGTAATATAAGAGAGATGGAACATGCGCTGGAACACGCATTTATCCTGTGCCACCAGAAAACAATTACCCTTAAACATCTGCCTCCTGTTTTTGAAAATTTTTTTACGACAAAAAGAACTTTTCTAAAAAAAATGGGAGTTGATGAAAAACTGGTAATTGAACAGGCACTTGAAAAAGCAGCTGGGAATAAAACTATGGCTGCCAAGTTGCTGGGTATTAGTAGGCGTAACATTTACAGAAAGATTAAAGAGTATAATATCGAACTTTAA